The segment GTGCCCCTTTTGATCTATTTTTAAGCGCAAATATAGATTTCGCTGATACACTCTATAAAGATGGTTTTGCTCTTAATAAACCTGTTATTTACACTAGCGGAAGCGTGGCTATTTTGAGCGTTAGAGGCTATGAACCAAGCCTAAACTCATTAAAAAACAAAGATATAAAAACAATAATAATAGCCAACCCAAAAACCGCCCCATACGGTGCTGCCACGATAGAAGCATTTAAAAATGCTGGAATTTATGATGAGATTAAAGATAAAATCATTGAAGCAAATAGCATAGGCGATACTCTAAGTCAAACTATAAAAGCTGGTGATATCGGTTTTGTCGCAGCTAGTGCTTTGAAGGCTGAACAGATGCTACAATATACAAATTATGCTATTTTAGATGGCTCACTTCATACTAGTATAGATCAAGCAATGGTAATCCTAAATCATGGTAAAGAAAATAAATTAGCTAAAGATTTTTATGATTACTTGCTTAGCAAACCGGCTCAAGATATATTTGTTAAATTTGGATATAAAGCGATTAATTAGGCGAATTTATGATCCATTTTCACTGCCAAAAGTCCTTTGATGGATTTAAGCTTGATCTTGAATTTAAGATAAATAATGGCGAATTTGTCGCATTATATGGCAAAAGTGGTAGTGGTAAAAGCACGATATTAAGGCTACTTGCTGGATTTGATAAGCCTGATAGCGGAGTTATTAGCAGTGATGGAGTGATATATTACAACAAAGATATATTTTTGCCCCCACAAAAGCGAAATATCGGATATCTTTTTCAAGATTATGCTCTATTTCCTAATATGAGTGTGATACAAAATCTACTATTTGCCAAAAATGATATTAAATTTGCTACTGAATTACTAGAATTAGCCGAGCTTTTAGAGTTTCAAAACGCCTATCCGCACACACTCTCTGGCGGTCAAAAGCAACGCACAGCCCTAGCAAGGGCTTTGATGAGGCGACCTAAAATCTTGCTTTTAGATGAGCCTTTATCTGCTTTAGATGCGAAATTACGCATTAAACTCCAAGACTACTTAAGCCAAATTCACAAAAAATATAATATGAGTATAATCTTAGTTAGCCACGATAAACACGAAATTTATAGACTCGCTAACCATATTTATGAGATTGACAATGGCAAAATCATCCAAAGTGGCACCCCAAAAGAGCTATTTTTAAGCTCAAATTTGGATCAAAATATCAATCTATTAGCTACAATTTTAGAGATAAATAGCCAAAGCATAACCTGCGAATACGCAAATCAAATTTACAAAATTCCAGCTACAAATATCAATAAATTTAAAATCGGAGATACCATCACTCTAAGCACACAAATATCAAATTTAAAGGTGGATATATGATAGATTGGACGCCACTATTATTGTCATTTAAATTAGCTATTATATCTACGATTATACTCTTTATCATATCTATATTTTTCGCTTATATCGTTGCTAGATGTGAGTTTAGATTTAAGCCTGTTT is part of the Campylobacter lanienae NCTC 13004 genome and harbors:
- the modA gene encoding molybdate ABC transporter substrate-binding protein encodes the protein MRSFLLLLAFVVCSFASTLNVAAAANTAYVLEEIKSEFIKLHPDAKINITLGSSGKLVAQIKNGAPFDLFLSANIDFADTLYKDGFALNKPVIYTSGSVAILSVRGYEPSLNSLKNKDIKTIIIANPKTAPYGAATIEAFKNAGIYDEIKDKIIEANSIGDTLSQTIKAGDIGFVAASALKAEQMLQYTNYAILDGSLHTSIDQAMVILNHGKENKLAKDFYDYLLSKPAQDIFVKFGYKAIN
- a CDS encoding sulfate/molybdate ABC transporter ATP-binding protein, whose amino-acid sequence is MIHFHCQKSFDGFKLDLEFKINNGEFVALYGKSGSGKSTILRLLAGFDKPDSGVISSDGVIYYNKDIFLPPQKRNIGYLFQDYALFPNMSVIQNLLFAKNDIKFATELLELAELLEFQNAYPHTLSGGQKQRTALARALMRRPKILLLDEPLSALDAKLRIKLQDYLSQIHKKYNMSIILVSHDKHEIYRLANHIYEIDNGKIIQSGTPKELFLSSNLDQNINLLATILEINSQSITCEYANQIYKIPATNINKFKIGDTITLSTQISNLKVDI